Within the Echinicola sp. 20G genome, the region CACAGGCACCATAAAACCTAATATGGCACCGGATAGTAACGTATACTTATTGGTAAAATAATTATCTCGTTTGATGATAAAAAAGACTGAAAAAGCCAGCCAGCTGTAAAAGAATATATGATAAATATCTGTCATTCGCTCAGGCGTATACTCATGTAAAAATACCTTCACCAGTATAAAAGTAAGTGCCGTAACAGGGAACATACTGAGACAAGTAGACAAATAAACCCATACCAGCCAAGCATTGAACTTTCTTTTCTTAGCATCAATATGCTTTTTATTCCTGGCCACCAACCAGATCATAACACCTGAAATGATTACAAAACAAGAAATAAGGCCCAGAATAAAATAAACGACTTTCAGAAGTACTCCCCCATAATTCCCATAATGCAGTTGTGTGATTACCGCAGTGGCTGCATTCATATAAGAGGTATCGGTAAATGGATTCACAACATGCTCTTCCTCTCCTGTATGGGCATTATAAATTATTTCCCCTCTTCCGGCAAACTTCATATCATATTTTGTATACCCTTCTACACCTACCTTCATATTGGCATCACCGTAATTGAAGATTTCTAGGGTAGTCACTTCAAAGCCCTCCCATTTTGCTGAGGCCTTTTCTAGAAACTGATTAACATTGGGTACTTCAGATAGATGCTCACTAGCAAGTTCAAATTTTGGCGGGTTAAAGCCAAAATCCTCATACAATTGATTGGTATCACCATCATACATAAAAGTGACCACTGCCGGAGACATAACACTAGTCCCGATAATAAGGCAGGTTCCCGTTACAGCATAAACAAACTGATAAGGTAAGCCAATTATCCCCAAGGCTGTATGTGCATCTGTCCACAGGTTTTTAAGACTGGCCATTGGTCTGAAAACATAAAAATTGGACACAATCTTTTTCCAATGCACCAGAACACCCGTAATTATGGCAAATAGAAAAAAGAAAGCCACAAAACCGGCCAACATATAACCAGAGGTTCCCCAGAAATTGAGTTGGGCAAAAAAGTGTAGTCGATAAAGTAACTCGCCAATACTGTAATTACTGGTATAGGTATAAGTGTTAAAGTTATCCGTATCCATATAGAAGAAGCTGCCCGTTTTGGCGGCTTCGCTAGCAGTGGTATCTTTTGAGGCCGTTAAATTGACATTAATCCGGCGTTCATTGAAATATTTTGTAAAGGCAATATCTCTACCATACAGTTCCTTTTGGCTATTCAAACTATCCAGCATCACATCCAGGTCCACAGCTTGTAGATGGCTTTCTTCACTAACCGGTTCGTTTCGTTCCCATCCCACTATTTCATCCCTGAAAAATGAAAATGAGCCTGCAAAGAATATGACATAAAGTGCTGCACTGATGATTATTCCACTGATCGTGTGGGTGTGGAAGAGAATATTGTAAACCCTATTGCTCATAATCAGACGATGGGATGATAAATTTTACTGATATAGATAATTCCTGAAAAGACCATTGTCACTAAAAGGTATACTCCCCAGGCCTTCCAACCATTCTTAAAGAGAAAAGCCAACAAAAAAAGTGTAGCCCAAAGCATAAATCCACCAAATCTCAAAGTAGTAAGGATATTGACATGATTCAACCAAAAGCCAATGGCCATAAATAGAGAAACTGTTACCGCATATCCCCCAAAAAAGCCAGCTGTTATCTTGGCAAAACGCTGCGTTTTGGAAGTGGTAAGGTATTTTTTATTCGCAGGCATATTAGATCAGTTCGAATATAAAGGATATAACAAATGCCAAAGTCAGAGTTTTATAATTGACAAACTTAAGCGGAGCAAGAATTACCACAAGGCTTCCAGCTGCCATCAGAAGGATAAAGAAATAAAAAAAACCTGCTCCAAAACCTGCTTCTACGTAACAAAACAATAAAGCTAGTAACAGCAAACCTCCTCCTAACCATTTTGTTTTTTGGGGATTTTGCTGTAGCCATACTTCTACCCCCAGAGACTGGGAAAGCTTCTGTCTTTTGGAAGTATTATAAAAGCAGAAAAAACCTGCTAAGGTCAATAAGGCCGCTAGTGTTATCATTTTAATCGCTCTGTTCCTTTATTTCAAGCAAATATATATGCATGAATAAGTTTAAGCAACTTTATTTAGATTTAATTTAAATTAAATCTCATAGCCAATCCCAAAAAATAATGAAGGTCTTTATCACAAGTGTTTATATTTCTCTAACCTACATTAACTTAGTCTATTGAATTAAAAAATGATAGAAAAACATAGCGTTAAAGGACAATAGGCAGTCCCATTGGGATGCCTATTGTCTTTTAAAATCGATAGATATTATTGTCTATCAGCATAAAACTGCTTGATATGGATATCCGCATTTTTTACAACACCTTTGTACCATTCAAAACGGAGTATATCTTTCTCTTCTTCTGAGAGATAATAAATATCAGGATTGGTTTTGGTGATTTTTTGCTTCAGGTCATAAAGACAAATGGATGCACTGACAGAGATATTAAAGCTTTCTGTAAAACCTGTCATTGGAATATGCACCACCCCATCACTTTTCTCGATCACTTCATCACTGACCCCCGCATGTTCATTTCCAAAAACCAATGCTATCTTTTCATCGGGTTGTAATTCACTGATTGGGATGCTTTTTCCATGAGGAGAAGTAGCATAAATTTTATAACCTTTTTCTCTCAATCCATCAAAACAGGCATCCACTGCGGGATTTTCTGCACTGTCCTCATAGCGATGGAGGTCTACCCATTGCGCTGCTCCCCTGGTTACATAGGGATTGATATGGTAGGAAGTGGCTTTTTCAATAATATGGATATCCTGAATACCAAAACAATCACAGGTTCTAATTACTGCGCTGGCATTATGGGGCTTATAGATGTCCTCCAAAACCACTGTAAAATAGCGGGACCTTAAGGCCAGGACTTCTTCCATCTTGGCCTTTTTATGGTCCGTGATATAGTTGGAAAGATAAGCTAACAGGTCTTTATCTGGCCTCTCAACTCCCATCCTAAAAAAGCCCTAGTTGTTCTTTATCGTCATCATCTTCCTCATCTCCTTTCTTTACATTCAAATCTACGGTAGAGCCAACTTCAATGTCTTCATCTGAAGATTCTTTGTCTTCTTCAGGTTTCGACTCCTTCTTAACCGGTTCCAATAGCTTGATATCCTTGATTGGATGGGAAGAGACTTTGTTACCAACAGCCTTCCAACCCTTGACATCGATCAACATGTCCAAGTCATATTCCACCACCTCAGTTTCTTTGCCTTTTTTCAAGGTAACTTTTACCTGGGGTTGTTTATCAGTAGAAACTACAACCAGTTCTGACTTTTTATTATCCGAGATAAAATTGAACTTCTTATTGGTGGTGCTTGTCTCGATCTGGAAACGCTTCACATAATAGTTCTTGCTTGCCCCATCAAAATAAATCGCAGAAGTAACTGCCTCTGGATTGTACTTCTCCAGTAACATCAGTGTGTTAGGGTCAAACCTATTGGTCAATTCGTAAGAAGTCAGTTCATAACTACCATCCTTATAGAAAGCAATGATCTTATCATCTCCAAGGAAATTTCCAATCAATCGGCCACGCTCGTCGGTGTTCAACCTTCCAACTGATTCATCATAGTAGATGTCCAGACCGCCAAGGGTAGAAACGCCTTCCATTTTTAACTGGATTTTCCTTACAGGGTACCTGGTAAGAATATTACCACCTGCTCCCCTGCCTTTGATATCAATATCCTTGAAATCAAAATCGAATACTTTTACTCGGGCTTTGCTGCCTTGTGTGAGATAGGCTGTGATGATTTCAGCTTCACCATTACTATTGGCAGTAAAGTAGAGCACTTTCGAGCCCTTGGTTCCTTTGGTCAATACATATTCCCGGTCACGGGTCACACTCAGGATTTGGAAACGCTTGACCATGGCCCTGCCCGACCCGCCATCCAAATAGATCATATTATAGACCATACGTTCATCTCCTTTTCTGAAGACGCCTACATGGATAATGTCTTTTCCGACGAAAACCTTGTCCTGAATCTTGGTAACCACACAAGTTCCGTCTTTCTTAAAGGCAATGATGTCATCTAGGTCCGAACAGTCACAGACAAACTCATCCTTCTTCAACCCATGACCAATAAACCCGTCCTGACGGTTAACATACAGTTTGGCATTATTGGCTGCCACTACTGTCGCTTCAATGGTATCGAAAGTCCTGATTTCAGTTTTACGCTCTCTTCCCTTACCATATTTCTTTAGCAGGTTTTTATAATATTCGATAGCATACTCTGTCAGATGCTCCAAGTTATGGTTGACTTCCTTCAGTTCATCCTCGAGCTTCCTCATCAGCTCATCGGCTTTGAAACTATCGAACTTAGAGATTCTTTTGATCTTGATTTCTGTCAGACGAACAATGTCTTCCTCAGTAATCTCCCGGTAAAAATCAGGCTTGTAGGGATCCAATCCCTTGTCGATGGTCTGAATGACCGCTTCCCAGGTTTCGCACTCTTCAATATCCCTATAGATCCTATTTTCAATAAATATTTTTTCCAAAGAAGAGAAAAGGATTTTCTCCATCAACTCCCCTTTTCTGATCTCCAGCTCTCTTTTGAGAAGTTCTTTGGTCTGCTGGGTATTGTAAGTTAAAATATCATTCACACTGATAAATACCGGCTTGTCATCAATGATCACACAGGCATTGGGTGAGATAGATACTTCACAATCCGTAAAAGCATACAGGGCGTCAATGGTCATATCAGGAGATTGGCCGGGTGCCAAAAACACCTGAATTTCTACATCCTTGGCCGTGTTGTCCACTACCTTTTTGATTTTGATCTTGCCCTTGTCATTGGCTTTGA harbors:
- a CDS encoding PepSY domain-containing protein, coding for MSNRVYNILFHTHTISGIIISAALYVIFFAGSFSFFRDEIVGWERNEPVSEESHLQAVDLDVMLDSLNSQKELYGRDIAFTKYFNERRINVNLTASKDTTASEAAKTGSFFYMDTDNFNTYTYTSNYSIGELLYRLHFFAQLNFWGTSGYMLAGFVAFFFLFAIITGVLVHWKKIVSNFYVFRPMASLKNLWTDAHTALGIIGLPYQFVYAVTGTCLIIGTSVMSPAVVTFMYDGDTNQLYEDFGFNPPKFELASEHLSEVPNVNQFLEKASAKWEGFEVTTLEIFNYGDANMKVGVEGYTKYDMKFAGRGEIIYNAHTGEEEHVVNPFTDTSYMNAATAVITQLHYGNYGGVLLKVVYFILGLISCFVIISGVMIWLVARNKKHIDAKKRKFNAWLVWVYLSTCLSMFPVTALTFILVKVFLHEYTPERMTDIYHIFFYSWLAFSVFFIIKRDNYFTNKYTLLSGAILGFMVPVANGLVTGNWLWKTFLAGYHHIFLIDVFWIVLSITALIVALSLKKKNNMPSRQPKRKPYQVKNGIEKELLIGGANNNFN
- a CDS encoding DUF3325 family protein, with product MITLAALLTLAGFFCFYNTSKRQKLSQSLGVEVWLQQNPQKTKWLGGGLLLLALLFCYVEAGFGAGFFYFFILLMAAGSLVVILAPLKFVNYKTLTLAFVISFIFELI
- a CDS encoding RNA methyltransferase, translating into MGVERPDKDLLAYLSNYITDHKKAKMEEVLALRSRYFTVVLEDIYKPHNASAVIRTCDCFGIQDIHIIEKATSYHINPYVTRGAAQWVDLHRYEDSAENPAVDACFDGLREKGYKIYATSPHGKSIPISELQPDEKIALVFGNEHAGVSDEVIEKSDGVVHIPMTGFTESFNISVSASICLYDLKQKITKTNPDIYYLSEEEKDILRFEWYKGVVKNADIHIKQFYADRQ
- a CDS encoding DNA gyrase/topoisomerase IV subunit A, encoding MSDIENNGPEENGEALHDSVPVTGMYKEWFLDYASYVILERAVPAIEDGFKPVQRRILHAMKEMDDGRFNKVANIIGQTMQYHPHGDASISDAIVNLGQKDLLIETQGNWGDIRTGDGAAAARYIEARLSKFALEVVFNPQTTEWQLSYDGRKREPVTLPVKFPLLLAQGVEGIAVGLSTKILPHNFCELINSSVDILKGKKVNILPDFPTGGLADFSEYNEGLRGGKIKVRARIEEGDGKSLLIKDIPYGTTTNSLIDSIIKANDKGKIKIKKVVDNTAKDVEIQVFLAPGQSPDMTIDALYAFTDCEVSISPNACVIIDDKPVFISVNDILTYNTQQTKELLKRELEIRKGELMEKILFSSLEKIFIENRIYRDIEECETWEAVIQTIDKGLDPYKPDFYREITEEDIVRLTEIKIKRISKFDSFKADELMRKLEDELKEVNHNLEHLTEYAIEYYKNLLKKYGKGRERKTEIRTFDTIEATVVAANNAKLYVNRQDGFIGHGLKKDEFVCDCSDLDDIIAFKKDGTCVVTKIQDKVFVGKDIIHVGVFRKGDERMVYNMIYLDGGSGRAMVKRFQILSVTRDREYVLTKGTKGSKVLYFTANSNGEAEIITAYLTQGSKARVKVFDFDFKDIDIKGRGAGGNILTRYPVRKIQLKMEGVSTLGGLDIYYDESVGRLNTDERGRLIGNFLGDDKIIAFYKDGSYELTSYELTNRFDPNTLMLLEKYNPEAVTSAIYFDGASKNYYVKRFQIETSTTNKKFNFISDNKKSELVVVSTDKQPQVKVTLKKGKETEVVEYDLDMLIDVKGWKAVGNKVSSHPIKDIKLLEPVKKESKPEEDKESSDEDIEVGSTVDLNVKKGDEEDDDDKEQLGLF